In Arachis stenosperma cultivar V10309 chromosome 1, arast.V10309.gnm1.PFL2, whole genome shotgun sequence, one DNA window encodes the following:
- the LOC130938454 gene encoding putative glucose-6-phosphate 1-epimerase, translating into MGHSAAVWDCRAATEITKDWNGIDQIVLRNPRGALARVSLHGAQVTSWRNEHGEELLFTSSKAIFKAPKAIRGGIPICFPQFGTCGSLELHGFARNRMWFIDDNPPPLPANDSIGKSFVDLLLKSSEEDMKCWPHSFEFRLRVSLTTDGDLNLISRVRNINGKPFSFSFAYHTYLLVSDISEIRIEGLETLDYLDNLLQKERFTEQGDAITFESEVDRVYLSSPNIIAVLDHERKRTFVMRKEGLPDVAVWNPWDKKAKSMVDMGDEEYKQMLCVDGAVFEKPVILKPGEEWTGRLQLSVVASSFCSERLGLDRDGL; encoded by the exons ATGGGGCATTCTGCAGCTGTGTGGGACTGTAGAGCAGCAACTGAAATTACAAAAGACTGGAACGGGATTGATCAAATTGTGCTTCGGAACCCCCGAGGTGCTTTGGCACGG GTAAGCTTACATGGAGCACAGGTCACTTCATGGAGGAATGAGCACGGGGAagaacttctattcacaagcaGTAAG GCGATTTTCAAGGCTCCAAAAGCAATACGAGGAGGAATTCCTATATGTTTCCCTCAG TTTGGAACCTGTGGATCTCTGGAGCTGCATGGATTTGCAAGGAACAGAATGTGGTTCATTGATGATAATCCTCCTCCTCTGCCTGCTAATGATTCCATTGGGAAATCATTTGTTGACCTTCTGCTGAAATCATCCGAGGAAGATATGAAGTGCTGGCCACATAG TTTTGAGTTTCGTCTTCGGGTGTCTCTTACAACAGACGGAGATCTGAATTTGATATCACGAGTGAGGAATATCAATGGCAAGCCATTTAGTTTCTCATTTGCATATCACACGTACTTACTGGTTTCCGACATCAG CGAGATAAGGATTGAAGGTTTGGAGACACTCGACTATCTGGACAACCTTTTGCAGAAGGAACGATTCACAGAACAAGGAGATGCGATAACATTTGAATCTGAG GTTGATCGAGTTTATCTTAGCTCTCCGAACATAATTGCAGTTCTAGATCACGAGAGGAAAAGGACATTTGTTATGCGAAAGGAAGGTCTCCCTGATGTTG CTGTGTGGAATCCATGGGATAAGAAGGCAAAGTCGATGGTGGACATGGGCGACGAGGAGTATAAACAGATGCTTTGTGTTGATGGGGCAGTATTTGAGAAACCGGTGATCTTGAAGCCCGGAGAGGAATGGACAGGGCGGCTGCAGCTCTCGGTTGTGGCATCAAGTTTTTGTAGTGAGCGCCTTGGTCTCGACAGAGATGGCCTCTGA